The following are encoded in a window of Saccharothrix longispora genomic DNA:
- a CDS encoding HEAT repeat domain-containing protein, giving the protein MWNRLEHAYGPAGDVPGLLAEVRDPDRAAAAVRELDHVVHCGGARVYSAAPAALPALLGLAEDPAVTVRPAVVEVVGDLGHAGRTADAVDPAWPGAWERAVPRLTALLADPDVEVRRGVTYPLAQARDVWRVLADRFAVEPDRVTRLGLVVAVGLHDDPAARDWLAGLLGHDDRAVRIAAVVGLGRLGEEVDPAPLLDPEPEVWEETWWAAPNPVWWLHREVPDPRLVTAWLAHPHAEVRRGALWASGDLLGSVRGSGPDLLPLVADRLADDEPDNRRVAALLLASVRAPFADDLALAARDVYLPAADAALAALALLGDERAVPLVVDRLTGPRLGLAVRRSRVTWRLPPPLEEVLLALSAHAGALAPAVRGRLGATADPVEAEALQRVLRSWQR; this is encoded by the coding sequence GTGTGGAATCGCCTGGAACACGCCTACGGACCGGCGGGCGACGTGCCCGGTCTGCTCGCCGAGGTCCGCGACCCCGACCGCGCGGCGGCGGCCGTGCGGGAGCTGGACCACGTCGTGCACTGCGGTGGCGCGCGGGTGTACTCGGCCGCGCCCGCCGCGCTGCCCGCGCTGCTCGGCCTCGCCGAGGACCCGGCCGTCACCGTGCGGCCGGCGGTGGTGGAGGTGGTCGGCGACCTGGGGCACGCCGGGCGCACCGCCGACGCCGTCGACCCGGCGTGGCCGGGGGCGTGGGAGCGGGCCGTGCCCAGGCTGACCGCGCTGCTCGCCGATCCCGACGTCGAGGTGCGGCGCGGTGTCACGTACCCGTTGGCGCAGGCCCGGGACGTGTGGCGGGTGCTCGCCGACCGGTTCGCCGTCGAACCGGACCGGGTCACCCGGCTCGGCCTGGTCGTGGCCGTCGGGCTGCACGACGACCCGGCCGCCCGCGACTGGTTGGCCGGGCTGCTGGGCCACGACGACCGGGCCGTGCGGATCGCCGCCGTCGTCGGCCTCGGTCGGCTGGGGGAGGAGGTCGACCCCGCGCCGCTGCTCGACCCGGAGCCGGAGGTGTGGGAGGAGACCTGGTGGGCCGCGCCCAACCCGGTGTGGTGGCTGCACCGGGAGGTGCCCGACCCGCGCCTGGTCACCGCGTGGCTGGCGCACCCGCACGCCGAGGTGCGGCGGGGCGCGCTGTGGGCCTCCGGCGACCTGCTGGGGTCGGTGCGGGGGAGCGGACCGGACCTGCTGCCGCTGGTCGCCGACCGGCTCGCCGACGACGAGCCGGACAACCGCCGGGTCGCGGCCCTGCTGCTCGCCTCGGTCCGCGCGCCGTTCGCCGACGACCTGGCCCTGGCCGCCCGCGACGTCTACCTGCCCGCCGCCGACGCGGCCCTCGCCGCCCTCGCGCTGCTCGGCGACGAACGCGCCGTCCCGCTGGTCGTGGACCGCCTCACCGGACCGCGCCTCGGCCTCGCCGTGCGGCGCAGCCGGGTCACGTGGCGACTGCCGCCCCCGCTGGAGGAGGTGCTCCTCGCGCTGTCCGCGCACGCCGGAGCGCTGGCACCCGCCGTGCGCGGACGGCTCGGCGCAACCGCCGATCCGGTGGAAGCCGAGGCGCTCCAGAGGGTTCTCCGATCCTGGCAGAGGTGA
- a CDS encoding phytoene desaturase family protein, producing the protein MSDVVDAVVVGAGPNGLVAANVLADAGWDVLVLEAADEPGGAVRTAELIEPGFKNDLFSAFYPLGVASPVIAGLDLARHGLVWRHAPEVLAHVLPDDRAALLSRDVDRTAASVDSFAAGDGEVWREEFARWQRVRDSLIEALMRPFPPVKAAAGLLGALGAGGSLRFARTFVQSVRAFGDDRFRGEGAPMLMAGNAMHTDLGPDQGGGAAFGWLLSMLGQDVGYPVPEGGAASLTRALVHRLGGVVECSRPVARVVVAGGRALGVRDASGGFVRARKAVLADVPAPTLYLDMVGPDHLPPRLVSDLGRFEWDDATVKVDWALDGPIPWTAPEARGAGTVHLGGDFNGLAVASTEIACGKLPRTPFVIMGQMTTSDPTRSPAGTETAWAYTHVPRGESWSPERTRRRADRVEQLIEQHAPGFRDLVRGRFAQGPGDLEDRNRALVGGSINSGTAAIHQQLVFRPVPGLGRADTPVDRLFLAGASAHPGGGVHGAAGANAARAALARNGLAGDAYQLLVRGLHKAVY; encoded by the coding sequence TTGAGCGACGTCGTGGACGCGGTGGTCGTGGGAGCAGGGCCCAACGGGCTGGTGGCGGCGAACGTGCTGGCCGACGCCGGGTGGGACGTCCTGGTGCTGGAGGCCGCCGACGAGCCCGGCGGGGCGGTGCGCACGGCGGAGCTGATCGAACCCGGGTTCAAGAACGACCTGTTCAGCGCGTTCTACCCGCTGGGCGTGGCGTCACCGGTGATCGCCGGCCTGGACCTGGCGCGGCACGGGCTGGTGTGGCGGCACGCGCCCGAGGTGCTGGCGCACGTGCTGCCCGACGACCGGGCCGCGCTGCTGTCCCGGGACGTGGACCGCACGGCCGCGTCGGTGGACTCGTTCGCGGCCGGCGACGGCGAGGTGTGGCGGGAGGAGTTCGCGCGCTGGCAGCGGGTGCGGGACTCGTTGATCGAGGCGCTGATGAGGCCGTTCCCGCCGGTGAAGGCCGCGGCCGGGCTGCTGGGCGCGCTGGGCGCGGGCGGTTCGCTGCGGTTCGCGCGGACGTTCGTGCAGTCGGTGCGGGCGTTCGGCGACGACCGGTTCCGCGGTGAGGGCGCGCCGATGCTGATGGCGGGCAACGCGATGCACACCGACCTCGGGCCGGACCAGGGCGGCGGTGCCGCGTTCGGGTGGCTGCTGTCGATGCTGGGGCAGGACGTCGGCTACCCGGTGCCCGAGGGCGGGGCCGCGTCGCTGACCCGGGCGCTGGTGCACCGCCTGGGCGGGGTCGTCGAGTGCTCGCGGCCGGTGGCGCGGGTCGTGGTGGCCGGCGGTCGGGCGTTGGGCGTGCGCGACGCGTCGGGCGGGTTCGTGCGGGCGCGCAAGGCGGTGTTGGCGGACGTGCCCGCGCCGACGCTCTACCTGGACATGGTGGGCCCCGACCACCTGCCGCCGCGGCTGGTGTCGGACCTGGGCCGGTTCGAGTGGGACGACGCGACGGTGAAGGTGGACTGGGCGCTGGACGGGCCCATCCCGTGGACGGCCCCCGAGGCGCGCGGCGCCGGGACGGTCCACCTGGGGGGCGACTTCAACGGGTTGGCGGTGGCCAGCACGGAGATCGCGTGCGGCAAGCTGCCCCGCACGCCGTTCGTGATCATGGGGCAGATGACCACGTCGGACCCGACCCGGTCGCCCGCGGGTACGGAGACGGCGTGGGCCTACACGCACGTGCCGCGCGGCGAGTCGTGGTCGCCCGAGCGGACCCGGCGGCGGGCGGACCGGGTGGAGCAGCTGATCGAGCAGCACGCGCCGGGGTTCCGCGACCTGGTGCGCGGGCGCTTCGCGCAGGGGCCCGGCGACCTGGAGGACCGCAACCGGGCGCTCGTGGGCGGGTCGATCAACTCGGGGACGGCGGCGATCCACCAGCAGCTCGTGTTCCGCCCCGTGCCGGGGCTCGGGCGGGCGGACACCCCGGTGGACCGGCTGTTCCTCGCGGGCGCGTCGGCCCACCCCGGTGGCGGGGTGCACGGCGCGGCGGGGGCGAACGCGGCGCGGGCGGCCTTGGCGCGCAACGGCCTGGCCGGGGACGCCTACCAGCTGTTGGTCCGCGGTCTGCACAAGGCCGTGTACTAG
- a CDS encoding NAD-dependent epimerase/dehydratase family protein, giving the protein MRVVVTGASGSVGTALRRELRDDDHPHPDRTHDVLGVARRVPDDSRWVRCDIGAPGAEEILTRAFDGADAVVHLAWAIQPRTDEPDMRRTNIGGTEHVLRAADRAGVPHLVVASSVAAYSPADHPVDEDWPRDGVAGSGYSLHKAELERMVAGRSSTTVVRPAAVVQDDAAGEIERWTLSPLVPAALLGRSWLPVPLWRGLRLQVVHARDVAGAVALLLRGRTTGAFNVAADPALRARDLAEIFGGFLVPVPFAAAHAVAGPAWRFGAQPLHPGWLRLADQVSLVDTTRLRALGWAPRYAPREVLDSLVRAMIDGRGTWGPLAPRDGAWWRRLGWGRPSRQGGLR; this is encoded by the coding sequence ATGAGGGTCGTCGTCACCGGGGCCAGCGGCAGCGTGGGCACCGCCCTGCGCCGCGAGCTCCGGGACGACGACCACCCCCACCCCGACCGGACGCACGACGTCCTCGGCGTCGCCCGGCGCGTGCCCGACGACAGTCGGTGGGTCCGGTGCGACATCGGCGCGCCGGGTGCCGAGGAGATCTTGACCAGGGCGTTCGACGGCGCCGACGCCGTGGTCCACCTGGCGTGGGCGATCCAGCCCCGCACCGACGAGCCCGACATGCGCCGCACCAACATCGGCGGCACCGAGCACGTGCTGCGCGCCGCCGACCGCGCGGGCGTGCCGCACCTCGTCGTCGCGTCCTCGGTCGCCGCCTACTCCCCCGCCGACCACCCGGTGGACGAGGACTGGCCGCGCGACGGGGTCGCCGGGAGCGGGTACAGCCTGCACAAGGCGGAGCTGGAGCGGATGGTGGCCGGCAGGTCGTCCACCACCGTCGTCCGACCGGCCGCGGTCGTGCAGGACGACGCGGCGGGCGAGATCGAGCGGTGGACGCTGAGCCCGCTGGTGCCCGCCGCGCTGCTGGGCCGTTCGTGGCTGCCGGTGCCGCTGTGGCGCGGGCTGCGGTTGCAGGTGGTGCACGCGCGGGACGTGGCGGGGGCCGTGGCGCTGCTGCTGCGCGGACGGACGACCGGCGCGTTCAACGTCGCCGCCGACCCGGCGCTGCGCGCGCGCGACCTGGCGGAGATCTTCGGCGGTTTCCTGGTGCCGGTTCCGTTCGCCGCGGCGCACGCCGTGGCGGGCCCCGCGTGGCGGTTCGGCGCGCAACCGCTGCACCCCGGCTGGCTGCGCCTCGCGGACCAGGTGTCCCTTGTGGACACGACGCGGCTGCGGGCGCTCGGCTGGGCGCCGCGGTACGCACCCCGGGAGGTGCTGGACTCGCTCGTCCGGGCGATGATCGACGGGCGTGGCACGTGGGGACCACTCGCACCGCGTGACGGGGCGTGGTGGCGCAGACTGGGTTGGGGACGGCCGAGCCGACAGGGAGGGTTGCGTTGA
- a CDS encoding Tex family protein produces MTTAIHQRIADELGVRAGQVSAAVDLLDGGSTVPFIARYRKEATGALDDAQLRTLEERLGYLRELEERRAAVLESIRSQGKLDDALEASILAADSKARLEDLYLPYKPKRRTKAQIAREQGLEPLADGLLADPTQDPRVVAEAYVTEEVPDVAAALQGARSILVERFGEDGDLIGELRERMWTRGRVTSKVREGKEEDGAKFSDYFDFSEPFTKLPSHRILALLRGEKEEVLDLVLDAGDDEEPTGYEVGIAARFGVDDRGRPADKWLTDTVRWAWRTRILVHLGIDLRARLRAFAEDEAVKVFASNLRDLLLAAPAGTRATMGLDPGFRTGVKVAVVDATGKVVATDVIHPHVPANRWDESIAKLAALAKKHDVELIAIGNGTASRETDKLAGDLLKRHPELTLTKVVVSEAGASVYSASAFASAELPGMDVSLRGAVSIARRLQDPLAELVKIDPKSIGVGQYQHDLAESKLSRSLDAVVEDCVNAVGVDLNTASVPLLTRVSGITAGLAENIVLHRDSNGPFRSRKALKDVPRLGPKAFEQCAGFLRIPNGDDPLDASSVHPEAYPVVRRIQQRAGAEQLIGNTAVLKSLRPQDFVDDTFGLPTVTDILRELEKPGRDPRPAFKTATFADGVEKIADLRPGMVLEGVVTNVAAFGAFVDIGVHQDGLVHISALSDTYVKDPRDVVKSGDVVRVKVLEVDIPRKRIGLSLRLQDEPGRKPARDQQQDGRRGSGGGGGGGGGGQRGGGRRGGGGGGGRQPERPPANGAMAEALRRAGLGGGR; encoded by the coding sequence GTGACCACAGCCATCCACCAGAGGATCGCCGACGAACTGGGCGTGCGGGCCGGGCAGGTCAGCGCCGCGGTCGACCTGCTCGACGGCGGCTCGACCGTGCCCTTCATCGCCCGCTACCGGAAGGAGGCGACCGGCGCGCTGGACGACGCCCAGCTGCGCACCCTGGAAGAGCGGTTGGGCTACCTGCGCGAGCTGGAGGAGCGCCGGGCGGCCGTGCTGGAGTCGATCCGGTCGCAGGGCAAGCTGGACGACGCGCTGGAGGCGTCGATCCTGGCCGCCGACTCCAAGGCCCGCCTGGAGGACCTCTACCTGCCCTACAAGCCGAAGCGGCGGACGAAGGCGCAGATCGCGCGCGAGCAGGGCCTGGAGCCGCTGGCCGACGGGCTGCTGGCCGACCCGACGCAGGACCCGCGGGTCGTGGCCGAGGCGTACGTGACCGAGGAGGTCCCGGACGTCGCGGCGGCGCTCCAGGGCGCGCGGTCCATCCTGGTCGAGCGGTTCGGCGAGGACGGCGACCTGATCGGCGAGCTGCGCGAGCGCATGTGGACGCGCGGGCGGGTGACGTCGAAGGTCCGCGAGGGCAAGGAGGAGGACGGGGCGAAGTTCTCCGACTACTTCGACTTCTCCGAACCGTTCACCAAGCTCCCCTCGCACCGCATCCTCGCCCTGCTGCGCGGCGAGAAGGAGGAGGTCCTCGACCTCGTCCTCGACGCGGGCGACGACGAGGAGCCCACCGGCTACGAGGTGGGCATCGCGGCGCGCTTCGGCGTGGACGACCGGGGCCGGCCGGCCGACAAGTGGCTGACCGACACGGTCCGCTGGGCCTGGCGCACCCGCATCCTCGTGCACCTGGGCATCGACCTGCGCGCCCGGCTGCGGGCGTTCGCCGAGGACGAGGCCGTGAAGGTGTTCGCCTCGAACCTGCGCGACCTGCTGCTGGCCGCGCCCGCGGGCACCCGCGCCACCATGGGCCTGGACCCCGGGTTCCGCACCGGCGTGAAGGTCGCCGTGGTCGACGCGACGGGCAAGGTCGTCGCCACCGACGTGATCCACCCGCACGTGCCCGCGAACCGCTGGGACGAGTCGATCGCCAAGCTCGCCGCGCTCGCGAAGAAGCACGACGTGGAACTGATCGCCATCGGCAACGGCACCGCGTCGCGCGAGACCGACAAGCTCGCCGGCGACCTGCTCAAGCGGCACCCGGAGCTCACGCTCACCAAGGTCGTGGTGTCGGAGGCGGGCGCGTCGGTCTACTCGGCGTCGGCGTTCGCGTCGGCCGAGCTGCCCGGCATGGACGTGTCGCTGCGCGGCGCGGTGTCCATCGCGCGCCGGTTGCAGGACCCGCTGGCCGAACTGGTGAAGATCGACCCGAAGTCGATCGGCGTGGGCCAGTACCAGCACGACCTGGCCGAGTCGAAGCTGTCGCGCTCGCTGGACGCGGTGGTCGAGGACTGCGTGAACGCGGTCGGCGTGGACCTCAACACCGCGTCCGTGCCGCTGCTGACCCGGGTCTCGGGCATCACGGCCGGCCTGGCCGAGAACATCGTGCTGCACCGCGACTCGAACGGCCCGTTCCGCTCCCGCAAGGCGCTGAAGGACGTGCCGCGGCTCGGCCCGAAGGCGTTCGAGCAGTGCGCGGGCTTCCTCCGCATCCCCAACGGCGACGACCCGCTCGACGCCTCCTCCGTGCACCCCGAGGCGTACCCGGTGGTGCGCCGCATCCAGCAGCGCGCGGGCGCGGAGCAGCTGATCGGCAACACGGCGGTGCTGAAGTCGTTGCGGCCGCAGGACTTCGTGGACGACACGTTCGGCCTGCCCACCGTCACGGACATCCTGCGCGAGCTGGAGAAGCCCGGTCGCGACCCGCGCCCGGCGTTCAAGACGGCGACGTTCGCCGACGGCGTGGAGAAGATCGCCGACCTCAGGCCCGGCATGGTGCTGGAGGGCGTGGTGACGAACGTGGCCGCGTTCGGGGCGTTCGTCGACATCGGCGTGCACCAGGACGGCCTCGTGCACATCTCGGCGCTGTCCGACACCTACGTGAAGGACCCGCGCGACGTCGTGAAGTCCGGTGACGTGGTGCGGGTGAAGGTGCTGGAGGTCGACATCCCGCGCAAGCGGATCGGGTTGTCGCTGCGGTTGCAGGACGAACCGGGCCGCAAGCCGGCGCGCGACCAGCAGCAGGACGGTCGGCGCGGCAGTGGCGGCGGCGGTGGCGGTGGCGGTGGCGGTCAGCGCGGCGGTGGCCGGCGCGGCGGCGGTGGCGGCGGCGGTCGTCAGCCGGAGCGCCCGCCGGCCAACGGCGCGATGGCCGAAGCGCTGCGGCGCGCGGGGCTTGGCGGCGGTCGATAG
- a CDS encoding ATP-binding protein gives MHFHAAPHSFPTPRQLPAAISHFTDRAAHLARLDEWLDTADDRASPIEVIAGVGGVGKTSLITHWAHRVRERFSDGDLYVDLRGYHVERPVNPEDALEHVLRALDVPSERLPGGVDARAALWRSLVYRRRMLLLLDNASSAQQVRPLLPGTPTCRVVITSRSDLAGLATKNGAHRMPLDVMPPDRAADLLREVVGAERIDAEPAAVSSLIEYCGHLPLALRIAAERLANDDGARVADLVAELAEERERLDVLATPGDETATVRAVFSWSYRALDDPVARAYRLLGLTRGADIGLSAAAALIGAGEGRTRRLLAELTSVHLLAERDRRYQLHDLLRLHAAECAESDEDEEGRREAVRRLLTWYAHATAAAVHEIIPFFSQIPIDLPDPVGVVPDFADRAAALAWGDAERPNLVAAISQAARLGEHRAAWQLAVLIFGLMLVRKPHRDWVTTHEVGIDSARACGEVAAEAWLRTSAAIAERELLRFERALEHLETALVRWREDGTRWGIAWTLRDTGATYHAMGRSSEAIPVFRQALAMHLEDADTWGEATALAGLAKAHVRTGEVDLALTEARRALEIRREHDDRRNIGNALNDVAAVLIAAGEFDQAAEHAGQALRVLTEADYWNGCAVSHEILGDALAGRGQAEEAGAEWAAAARLYESLGDPRGDELRARLGG, from the coding sequence GTGCACTTTCACGCTGCCCCGCATTCGTTCCCGACGCCCCGGCAATTGCCTGCCGCGATTTCCCACTTCACCGACCGCGCTGCCCATCTGGCCAGGTTGGACGAGTGGTTGGACACAGCGGACGATCGTGCGTCGCCGATCGAGGTGATCGCCGGTGTGGGCGGTGTGGGGAAGACCTCGCTCATCACGCACTGGGCGCACCGGGTGCGCGAGAGGTTCAGCGACGGTGACCTCTACGTCGACCTGCGCGGCTATCACGTCGAACGCCCGGTGAACCCGGAGGACGCTCTCGAACACGTGCTGCGCGCGCTGGACGTGCCGAGCGAGCGATTACCCGGCGGGGTCGACGCCAGAGCGGCGCTCTGGCGCTCCCTGGTGTACCGCCGGCGGATGCTGCTGCTGTTGGACAACGCCTCGTCCGCGCAGCAGGTGAGACCCCTGCTCCCCGGCACCCCGACCTGTAGGGTCGTGATCACGAGCCGTAGCGACCTGGCCGGTCTGGCGACGAAGAACGGAGCGCACCGGATGCCGCTGGACGTGATGCCGCCGGACCGGGCAGCGGACCTCCTGCGCGAGGTGGTCGGAGCCGAGCGGATCGACGCCGAACCGGCTGCGGTCTCCTCGCTGATCGAGTACTGCGGGCACCTCCCGCTCGCGCTGCGCATCGCGGCCGAGAGGCTCGCGAACGACGACGGCGCGCGGGTGGCCGACCTGGTGGCCGAACTGGCCGAGGAGCGCGAACGACTCGACGTGCTGGCGACGCCGGGAGACGAGACCGCGACGGTGCGCGCGGTGTTCTCGTGGTCCTACCGGGCGCTCGACGACCCCGTTGCCCGCGCTTACCGCCTGCTGGGGCTGACCCGGGGCGCGGACATCGGCCTGTCCGCCGCCGCGGCGCTGATCGGGGCGGGCGAGGGGCGTACCCGCCGCTTGCTGGCCGAGTTGACCTCGGTCCACCTGCTCGCCGAGCGCGACCGGCGTTACCAGTTGCACGACCTGCTGCGCCTGCACGCCGCCGAGTGCGCGGAGTCCGACGAGGACGAGGAGGGGCGGCGCGAGGCCGTCCGCCGACTGCTGACTTGGTACGCGCACGCCACCGCCGCCGCGGTGCACGAGATCATCCCGTTCTTCTCGCAGATCCCGATCGACCTCCCAGACCCGGTGGGCGTGGTCCCGGACTTCGCCGACCGCGCCGCCGCCCTGGCGTGGGGTGACGCGGAACGCCCCAACCTGGTGGCGGCGATCAGCCAGGCGGCACGCCTCGGCGAGCACCGGGCGGCCTGGCAGCTGGCCGTGCTGATCTTCGGCCTGATGCTCGTCCGCAAGCCGCACCGGGACTGGGTGACGACGCACGAGGTCGGGATCGACTCGGCCCGCGCCTGCGGCGAGGTGGCAGCCGAGGCGTGGTTGCGCACCAGCGCCGCCATCGCCGAACGGGAGCTGCTGCGCTTCGAGCGCGCGTTGGAGCACCTGGAGACGGCCCTGGTCCGCTGGCGCGAGGACGGCACGAGGTGGGGCATCGCGTGGACGCTCCGCGACACCGGTGCCACCTACCACGCGATGGGGCGGAGCAGCGAGGCGATCCCGGTGTTCCGGCAGGCCCTGGCGATGCACCTGGAGGACGCCGACACCTGGGGCGAGGCCACCGCGTTGGCCGGCCTGGCCAAGGCGCACGTCCGGACCGGCGAGGTCGACCTGGCGCTCACCGAGGCGAGGCGGGCCCTGGAGATCAGGCGCGAGCACGACGACCGGCGCAACATCGGCAACGCGCTGAACGACGTGGCGGCCGTGCTGATCGCCGCGGGCGAGTTCGACCAGGCCGCCGAGCACGCCGGGCAGGCGCTGCGGGTGCTGACCGAGGCCGACTACTGGAACGGCTGCGCGGTGTCGCACGAGATCCTCGGTGATGCCCTGGCCGGGCGCGGCCAGGCGGAGGAAGCGGGGGCCGAGTGGGCTGCCGCCGCCCGGCTCTACGAGTCGCTGGGCGACCCGCGAGGCGACGAGCTGCGCGCCCGACTGGGAGGTTGA
- a CDS encoding esterase/lipase family protein: protein MAALSDTPAGQVEQVEQPIAPTVPGWLWYLTEPTRAAVDIGQFAAARPLLRAAPSGDGHTVLVLPGLGFNDGATVALRRFLAGLGYDVHGWGLGLNLGPSVQVVEGMRVRLRELAARGRGKVSVVGWSLGGIFARELAREHPGTIRQVITLGSPYAMTDLRQTRVNPVYRLLARFYEAGAEMPPPEHTRPRFPVPSTSVYSKSDGIVAWRACVSPEGPRAENVAVASSHLGYGYNATVLWVVADRLAQRAGRWRPFTPPPGMTRMFPAS from the coding sequence GTGGCAGCACTGTCGGACACGCCTGCGGGGCAGGTGGAGCAGGTGGAGCAGCCGATCGCGCCCACCGTGCCCGGGTGGCTGTGGTACCTGACCGAGCCCACCAGGGCCGCGGTGGACATCGGCCAGTTCGCCGCCGCCCGCCCGCTGCTGCGCGCCGCGCCCAGCGGCGACGGGCACACCGTGCTGGTGCTGCCCGGCCTCGGCTTCAACGACGGCGCGACGGTGGCGCTGCGCCGGTTCCTCGCCGGCCTCGGCTACGACGTGCACGGCTGGGGCCTGGGCCTCAACCTCGGCCCGTCGGTGCAGGTCGTGGAGGGCATGCGGGTGCGGCTGCGCGAGCTGGCGGCGCGCGGCCGGGGCAAGGTGAGCGTCGTCGGCTGGTCGCTGGGCGGCATCTTCGCCCGCGAGCTGGCCCGCGAGCACCCCGGCACGATCCGGCAGGTGATCACGCTCGGCAGCCCGTACGCGATGACCGACCTGCGCCAGACCAGGGTCAACCCGGTCTACCGGCTGCTGGCCCGGTTCTACGAGGCGGGCGCGGAGATGCCGCCGCCGGAGCACACCCGGCCGCGCTTCCCGGTGCCGTCGACGTCGGTGTACTCGAAGTCCGACGGGATCGTGGCGTGGCGGGCGTGCGTGTCGCCGGAGGGGCCCAGGGCGGAGAACGTCGCGGTCGCCTCCAGCCACCTCGGCTACGGCTACAACGCGACCGTGCTGTGGGTGGTGGCCGACCGGCTGGCCCAGCGCGCGGGCCGGTGGCGCCCCTTCACGCCGCCGCCCGGCATGACCCGGATGTTCCCGGCGTCCTGA
- a CDS encoding SRPBCC family protein, protein MIQVRTVVPTTVDKVFSVLEDGWSYAGWVVGAAHIREVDPGWPGVGTRIHHSVGAWPVAVKDVSTVLAVEPGRLLELEARLWPLGAARVRFELTEVADGTEIVMSEEAVKGPPALLPEAVQAVFLKPRNRETLRRLADLAVRRRD, encoded by the coding sequence GTGATCCAGGTGCGCACGGTGGTGCCGACGACGGTGGACAAGGTGTTCTCGGTGCTCGAGGACGGCTGGTCGTACGCGGGCTGGGTGGTGGGCGCCGCCCACATCCGCGAGGTGGACCCGGGGTGGCCGGGGGTGGGCACGCGCATCCACCACAGCGTGGGCGCGTGGCCGGTGGCGGTGAAGGACGTGAGCACCGTGCTGGCCGTCGAACCGGGGCGGCTGCTGGAGTTGGAGGCCCGCCTGTGGCCCCTCGGCGCGGCCCGGGTGCGCTTCGAGCTGACCGAGGTGGCGGACGGCACCGAGATCGTCATGTCCGAGGAAGCCGTCAAGGGGCCGCCCGCGCTGCTGCCGGAGGCCGTGCAGGCCGTGTTCCTCAAGCCCCGCAACCGCGAGACGCTGCGCCGGCTCGCCGACCTCGCCGTCCGGCGCCGGGACTGA
- a CDS encoding alpha/beta fold hydrolase, with translation MTTLDHWGGTSRYADLDGPVHYVDFGGDGPPVVLVHGLGGSHLNWCLLAPHLVERHRVLAVDLAGFGLTHPEGRSTTVPSNARLLDRFVAEVVGEPVALVGNSMGGMISVLHAARRPAGVTHLALLDPAVPLLGARLDPQVAAAFALYSLPGAGRWLLERSRRGVSPRRQVKRVLNLVCANSKVVPEEVVLASMNLIEQREEIPGLDEAFLAAARSVVRASAAGRRYYAAMSRVKAPVYLAHGDRDRLVPVKAAEAAARRNPSWEFEVFEGVGHVPQLEIPEVIAERLLALTAR, from the coding sequence ATGACGACACTCGACCACTGGGGCGGGACGAGCCGGTACGCGGACCTGGACGGTCCGGTGCACTACGTGGACTTCGGCGGCGACGGGCCGCCCGTCGTCCTCGTGCACGGGCTGGGCGGGTCGCACCTGAACTGGTGCCTGCTCGCGCCGCACCTGGTGGAGCGCCACCGGGTGCTCGCCGTCGACCTCGCCGGGTTCGGCCTCACCCACCCCGAGGGCCGTTCCACGACGGTGCCGTCGAACGCCCGCCTGCTCGACCGGTTCGTCGCCGAGGTGGTGGGGGAGCCCGTCGCCCTGGTCGGCAACTCGATGGGCGGGATGATCTCCGTCCTGCACGCCGCGCGCCGGCCCGCCGGCGTCACCCACCTGGCCCTGCTGGACCCGGCCGTGCCACTGCTGGGCGCCCGCCTCGACCCGCAGGTCGCCGCCGCGTTCGCCCTGTACTCGCTGCCCGGCGCGGGGCGCTGGTTGCTGGAGAGGTCGCGGCGGGGCGTGTCGCCGCGCCGCCAGGTCAAGCGCGTGCTCAACCTGGTGTGCGCGAACTCCAAGGTGGTGCCCGAGGAGGTCGTCCTCGCCTCGATGAACCTCATCGAGCAGCGCGAGGAGATCCCCGGCCTGGACGAGGCGTTCCTCGCCGCCGCCCGCTCGGTGGTCCGGGCCAGCGCGGCCGGCCGCCGCTACTACGCGGCGATGAGCAGGGTGAAGGCCCCCGTCTACCTGGCGCACGGCGACCGCGACCGGCTCGTGCCGGTCAAGGCGGCGGAGGCCGCGGCCCGGCGCAACCCGTCCTGGGAGTTCGAGGTGTTCGAGGGGGTCGGGCACGTGCCGCAGCTGGAGATCCCGGAGGTGATCGCCGAGCGGCTGCTCGCCCTGACGGCCCGGTAG